From Erigeron canadensis isolate Cc75 chromosome 8, C_canadensis_v1, whole genome shotgun sequence, one genomic window encodes:
- the LOC122610658 gene encoding putative pectinesterase/pectinesterase inhibitor 26 — MDEESTNFVAKPYRNLDSPSSSDDDLPTVPPPKRRRTVAIIVILTLFAVIIGTILSSTVINRPDPEKQSVKASTSIKAVCAVTKHPDLCYTDISSVDPNNYIDPEMIFKLTLQLTLNSLKNISSLPKILVSKTTDLATGSAVRDCVGLFEDAVSQLVKCVEVMRVEPRAERERGERVVLLDEGKVKDMMTWISGAMTDQETCVDGLEEMGSIHVEEVKMKIGKSSEMLSDCLAILNNMDNILGEFGLSLH, encoded by the coding sequence ATGGACGAAGAATCAACCAATTTCGTCGCTAAACCCTACCGGAATCTCGATTCCCCATCCTCATCAGACGACGATTTACCCACCGTTCCACCACCAAAACGCCGTCGTACCGTCGCCATCATCGTCATCTTAACTCTCTTCGCCGTCATCATCGGAACCATCCTCTCATCCACCGTAATCAACCGCCCCGACCCAGAAAAACAGTCAGTAAAAGCATCAACGTCGATAAAAGCCGTTTGCGCAGTCACTAAACATCCGGACTTATGTTACACCGACATTTCTTCAGTAGATCCCAACAACTACATAGACCCAGAAATGATTTTCAAGCTCACGTTACAACTAACCTTAAATTCCTTAAAAAACATATCTTCCTTACCTAAAATCTTGGTCTCCAAAACGACAGATTTAGCGACGGGGTCTGCGGTCAGGGATTGTGTTGGGTTGTTTGAGGACGCGGTTAGTCAACTGGTTAAATGCGTTGAGGTGATGCGCGTGGAACCACGCGCGGAGAGGGAGAGGGGTGAGCGCGTGGTGTTGTTGGATGAAGGGAAAGTGAAGGATATGATGACGTGGATAAGTGGTGCGATGACGGATCAAGAAACATGTGTGGATGGATTAGAAGAAATGGGATCAATACATGTTGAAGAAGTGAAAATGAAGATTGGGAAGTCTAGTGAAATGTTGAGTGATTGTTTGGCTATACTTAATAATATGGATAATATTCTTGGTGAATTTGGGTTAAGTTTGCATTGA